Proteins from a genomic interval of Diaphorobacter sp. HDW4A:
- a CDS encoding GntR family transcriptional regulator, with product MLRPMPITTATMNLSNVSAQEEAYQYLLNAIRMGTLQPGSRIIAEDIATELDMSRMPIREALRRLSAEGLISLRTNRGAVVKKLSREEVCEIFEMRAVLEGLAASMAVKNATASDIKELELLLARLRAVQNDLPLWITAHREFHEKISALSRAPRILAQITSLHALIEPLMRVWIESSPESKNVNSVHERILEVMKSGDATEMEKLIKKHSRVTAEVILKSMF from the coding sequence ATGCTGCGCCCGATGCCGATCACCACCGCCACCATGAATCTGTCCAACGTCAGTGCGCAAGAGGAAGCCTACCAATACCTCTTGAACGCCATCCGCATGGGCACGCTGCAGCCCGGATCGCGCATCATTGCCGAAGATATCGCCACCGAGCTCGACATGAGCCGCATGCCCATCCGCGAAGCCCTGCGTCGCCTGTCCGCCGAGGGCCTGATCAGCCTGCGCACCAACCGCGGAGCCGTGGTCAAGAAGCTCAGCCGCGAAGAGGTCTGCGAGATCTTCGAGATGCGCGCCGTGCTTGAAGGCCTCGCCGCCTCCATGGCCGTGAAGAACGCCACCGCCTCCGACATCAAGGAACTCGAACTCCTGCTCGCCCGCCTGCGCGCGGTGCAAAACGACCTGCCGCTGTGGATCACCGCCCACCGCGAATTCCACGAAAAAATCAGCGCCCTGAGCCGCGCCCCCCGCATCCTCGCGCAGATCACGTCGCTGCACGCGCTCATCGAGCCACTGATGCGCGTGTGGATCGAATCGTCGCCCGAATCCAAGAACGTCAACTCTGTGCACGAGCGGATTCTGGAAGTCATGAAAAGCGGTGACGCCACCGAAATGGAAAAGCTCATCAAGAAGCATTCGCGCGTGACGGCGGAAGTGATTCTCAAGAGCATGTTCTGA
- a CDS encoding metallophosphoesterase: MSLIQALPEGPLDIIGDIHGEFLALTQLLHHLGYNADGHHPQGRTLVFVGDFCDRGPDSPAVLDLAERLIESGRAVAVLGNHEINLLREDVKDGSGWFFDERVQRDNVKYAPYHRPDAAQRERIVRLVAGLPIALERADLRVIHAAWQPEQIAMARALPMGSVRREYDHWEDEAARQAHETHLEDRMRAERMLWPHDLEDGEKKPPFLAAHAENESNKQMLNPLKVLTSGVERKGRDPFFAGGKWRFVERVGWWDEYADGVPVVVGHYWRRLHAIDRAQLGKGDQDLFAEIAPMAWHGQHGNVFCVDYSVGARWSARLKGKAPERDFKLAALRWPERVLQFDDGVVLPTEGFGLEDVAQAA; this comes from the coding sequence ATGAGTCTGATTCAAGCTTTGCCGGAAGGTCCGCTGGACATCATCGGCGACATCCACGGCGAGTTTCTCGCGCTGACCCAACTACTCCATCATCTGGGATACAACGCCGACGGCCATCATCCGCAAGGGCGCACGCTGGTGTTCGTGGGCGATTTCTGTGATCGCGGGCCGGACAGTCCGGCGGTGCTCGATCTTGCCGAGCGGCTGATCGAATCGGGCCGCGCGGTGGCGGTGCTCGGCAATCACGAGATCAATCTGTTGCGTGAAGATGTCAAGGACGGCTCCGGCTGGTTCTTCGACGAGCGCGTGCAGCGTGACAACGTCAAATACGCTCCCTACCACCGGCCCGATGCGGCGCAGCGCGAGCGCATCGTGCGCCTTGTCGCGGGCCTGCCGATTGCGCTGGAGCGTGCCGATCTGCGCGTGATCCATGCGGCCTGGCAGCCAGAGCAGATCGCCATGGCGCGCGCGCTGCCGATGGGTTCGGTGCGGCGCGAGTACGACCACTGGGAAGACGAGGCCGCACGCCAGGCCCACGAGACGCACCTCGAAGACCGCATGAGGGCCGAGCGCATGCTCTGGCCGCATGATCTGGAAGATGGCGAGAAGAAGCCGCCATTTCTGGCCGCGCACGCCGAGAACGAATCCAACAAGCAGATGCTCAATCCGCTCAAGGTGCTGACTTCAGGCGTGGAGCGCAAAGGACGCGATCCGTTCTTTGCGGGCGGCAAGTGGCGTTTCGTGGAGCGCGTGGGCTGGTGGGATGAATATGCGGACGGCGTGCCCGTGGTCGTGGGCCACTACTGGCGGCGACTGCATGCCATCGACCGCGCGCAGCTCGGCAAGGGCGATCAGGACCTGTTCGCAGAGATCGCGCCGATGGCCTGGCACGGGCAGCACGGCAATGTGTTCTGCGTCGATTACTCGGTAGGCGCACGTTGGAGTGCGCGACTCAAGGGCAAAGCGCCTGAGCGCGACTTCAAGCTGGCTGCGCTGCGCTGGCCTGAGCGCGTGCTGCAGTTTGATGACGGCGTGGTTCTGCCGACCGAGGGGTTTGGCCTGGAGGACGTTGCGCAGGCGGCCTGA
- a CDS encoding sensor histidine kinase: protein MAPERLSAKKLLRESSLEIDAALDDDEPLQSAVDEAVWMDVIQKMDEVYSQLIDDEVELEKKNAELEQSQQFVFSVISAMSDVLVVCDAQGRIEQTNAALNDLVGRNEGVLRGTPFVDLLADADSVERVRLVLAQTRAQRSGQVLELQLLDASGAHVPVDANCTPRIDHNGRHVGTVLVGRPTAELKRAYQELRSAHEALKRAQQQLIHSEKMASLGRLVAGVAHELNNPISFVLGNVHALDRYMQRLSSYLAAVHAHEPPAQLEALRKKLRIDHMLADLPSLIEGTMEGAQRTTDIVNGLKRFSAMDPDARASVDLAEVAERAIHWIRKGVTTAFELHWDERVPCHVTGSGGQLQQVMMNLLQNALDAVAPTQRVPVLHVSITRREGHAVFTLRDNGPGIADVHLTRIFDPFFTTKPVGKGTGLGLSISYGIVEQHGGTLSAQNAEQRGAVFTVELPLAQEVPSAS from the coding sequence ATGGCCCCCGAACGACTTTCCGCGAAGAAACTGCTGCGCGAATCCAGTCTGGAGATTGACGCAGCGCTGGATGACGACGAGCCTTTGCAGAGCGCGGTGGACGAGGCTGTATGGATGGACGTCATCCAGAAGATGGACGAGGTGTACTCGCAGCTCATCGACGACGAGGTCGAGCTTGAGAAGAAGAACGCTGAGCTAGAGCAGTCGCAGCAGTTCGTCTTCAGCGTCATCTCGGCGATGTCGGATGTGCTAGTGGTCTGCGACGCGCAGGGCCGCATCGAGCAGACCAATGCGGCGCTCAACGATCTGGTGGGACGCAATGAGGGGGTGCTGCGCGGCACGCCCTTCGTCGATCTGCTGGCCGATGCCGACAGCGTGGAGCGCGTGCGCCTGGTGCTTGCGCAGACCCGCGCGCAGCGCAGCGGCCAGGTGCTGGAGCTGCAGTTGCTCGATGCAAGCGGTGCCCACGTGCCGGTGGATGCCAACTGCACGCCGCGCATCGATCACAACGGCCGCCATGTCGGCACGGTGCTGGTCGGGCGGCCGACGGCGGAACTCAAGCGTGCGTATCAGGAGCTGCGCAGTGCGCACGAAGCGCTCAAGCGTGCACAGCAGCAGCTCATCCATTCCGAGAAGATGGCTTCGCTCGGCCGACTGGTGGCGGGCGTGGCGCATGAGCTCAACAACCCGATCAGCTTTGTGCTGGGCAATGTGCATGCGCTGGATCGCTACATGCAGCGCCTGTCGAGCTATCTGGCGGCGGTGCATGCGCACGAGCCGCCCGCGCAACTCGAGGCATTGCGCAAGAAGCTGCGCATAGACCACATGCTGGCCGATCTGCCGTCGCTGATCGAGGGGACGATGGAGGGCGCGCAGCGCACGACCGACATCGTCAACGGGCTCAAGCGGTTCTCTGCGATGGACCCGGACGCACGCGCCAGCGTCGATCTGGCTGAGGTGGCCGAGCGCGCGATCCACTGGATCCGCAAGGGCGTGACCACCGCATTCGAGCTGCATTGGGACGAGCGCGTGCCGTGCCACGTCACCGGTAGCGGTGGGCAATTGCAGCAGGTGATGATGAATCTGCTGCAGAACGCGCTCGACGCCGTCGCGCCCACGCAACGCGTGCCGGTGCTGCATGTGTCGATCACGCGGCGCGAGGGGCATGCGGTCTTCACGCTGCGCGACAACGGACCGGGGATTGCGGATGTGCACCTCACGCGCATCTTCGACCCGTTCTTCACCACCAAGCCCGTGGGCAAGGGCACGGGGCTGGGGCTGTCGATCAGCTATGGCATCGTCGAGCAGCATGGTGGCACGCTGTCGGCGCAGAACGCCGAGCAGCGTGGCGCGGTGTTCACGGTTGAACTGCCGCTCGCGCAGGAAGTGCCATCGGCATCCTGA